The following proteins are co-located in the Aquarana catesbeiana isolate 2022-GZ linkage group LG02, ASM4218655v1, whole genome shotgun sequence genome:
- the ZMPSTE24 gene encoding CAAX prenyl protease 1 homolog, which produces MVLSELAVERQIFYAVLLFSWVVYMWEAYLASRQRKVYRTTTHVPSELGNIMDSETFEKSRLYQLDKSTFSFWSGLYSEIEGTLILVLGGIPFLWNVSEHVLVRGGFTPEYEITHSLIFLLLSTLFSSLTGLPWSLYSTFVIEEKHGFNQQTLGFFFKDAVKKFLVTQCILLPVTSLLLYIIKIGGDYFFVYAWLFTLVVSLVLVTIYADYIAPLFDKFTPLPDGELKDAIETMAKSISFPLTKVYVVEGSKRSSHSNAYFYGFFKNKRIVLFDTLLEDYSPLNKDNAEETSDNETAEMKLRAKNANKKQGCNNPEVLAVLGHELGHWKLGHTVKNIVISQMNSFLCFSLFAVLSGRKELFAAFGFHTAQPTLIGLMIIFQFIFSPYNEVLSFCLTVLSRRFEFQADAFAKNLGKAKDLYSALIKLNKDNLGFPVSDWMFSMWHYSHPPLLERLQALKGDKQN; this is translated from the exons AGAAAGGTATATCGAACTACAACACACGTGCCTTCTGAACTTGGTAATATTATGGATTCAGAAACATTTGAGAAATCTCGCCTTTATCAGCTTGATAAAAGTACCTTCAGTTTTTGGTCTGGATTATACTCTGAAATAGAAGGCACA CTCATTCTTGTTTTAGGAGGCATCCCTTTCCTGTGGAATGTGTCAGAACATGTACTGGTTCGTGGAGGCTTCACTCCAGAGTATGAG atTACTCACTCGCTGATATTCCTGTTACTTTCCACACTGTTCAGTTCCCTGACTGGTCTCCCATGGAGCTTATACAGTACCTTTGTTATTGAAGAAAAGCATGGCTTCAACCAACAG ACCCTTGGATTCTTCTTCAAAGATGCCGTAAAGAAATTCTTGGTCACTCAGTGCATTCTTCTTCCTGTTACATCTCTTTTGCTGTATATAATCAAGATTGGCGGTGACTACTTCTTTGTCTATGCATGGCTCTTCACTCTGGTGGTGTCTCTG GTACTTGTGACAATATATGCAGActatattgcacccttgtttgatAAATTCACCCCACTTCCTGATGGAGAGCTAAAGGATGCTATTGAAACAATGGCAAAAAGTATTTCCTTTCCACTGACCAAAGTTTATGTTGTTGAAG GCTCAAAACGGTCCTCTCACAGCAATGCATATTTTTATGGATTCTTTAAAAACAAGAGGATTGTTTTATTTGACACACTCCTGGAGGACTACTCGCCACTAAACAAAGACAACGCAGAAGAGACCTCAGACAATGAAACTGCTGAAATGAAGTTGAGAGCCAAG AATGCTAATAAGAAGCAAGGCTGCAACAATCCTGAAGTTCTGGCTGTTCTGGGACATGAGCTGGGCCACTGGAAGTTGGGCCACACAGTAAAGAACATAGTCATTAGTCAG ATGAATTCGTTTCtctgtttttctttatttgccgTGCTCAGTGGTCGAAAAGAACTTTTTGCTGCATTTGGATTCCACACAGCACAACCCACTCTCATAGGCCTGATGATAATATTTCAGTTCATATTTTCTCCATACAATGAG GTTCTCTCATTTTGTTTGACTGTGCTGAGCCGAAGGTTTGAGTTCCAAGCTGATGCATTTGCTAAGAATCTTGGAAAAGCCAAAGATTTGTATTCTGCCCTAATTAAACTAAATAAGGATAATTTGGGATTCCCAGTTTCAGATTGGATGTTTTCAATGTGGCATTATTCTCACCCTCCCCTGTTGGAAAGACTACAAGCTCTGAAAGGTGACAAGCAAAACTGA